The following proteins are encoded in a genomic region of Actinomadura sp. NAK00032:
- the nagA gene encoding N-acetylglucosamine-6-phosphate deacetylase gives MSKPAPGLTLANARIVMPDGVRHGDLHIADGRIATAGAGEKIDLAGRHVVPGFVDMHVHGGAGVSYQRPDDAQRAVSFHLAHGTTTTMASLVTGDARELADAVASLADLAADGLIAGIHLEGPYLSHDRCGAHDPALLRDPDPAEFQRLARLGRGHLRMITIAPELPGGLDLVRDAVAAGAIAAVGHTDADGATVRAAFDAGARVATHLFNAMRPLHHREGGPIAAALNDPRVTVELINDGVHVEPAVARLAFAATPRVALITDAMAATGMGDGAYRLGVMDVEVRDGRAVLAGGTSIAGSTITMADAFHLAVTSLGLPIEDASRAASLVPARALGLDDRTGSLEPGKDADLIVLDDDLRIDWVMKQGRRV, from the coding sequence ATGTCGAAGCCGGCCCCCGGGCTGACCCTGGCCAACGCCCGCATCGTCATGCCGGACGGCGTCCGGCACGGGGACCTGCACATCGCCGACGGCAGGATCGCCACCGCGGGCGCGGGCGAGAAGATCGACCTTGCCGGGCGCCACGTCGTCCCCGGCTTCGTGGACATGCACGTCCACGGCGGCGCGGGCGTGTCCTACCAGCGCCCCGACGACGCCCAGCGCGCCGTGTCCTTCCACCTCGCGCACGGCACCACGACCACGATGGCGAGCCTGGTCACGGGCGACGCCCGCGAGCTCGCCGACGCCGTCGCGAGCCTCGCCGACCTCGCCGCGGACGGCCTGATCGCCGGGATCCACCTGGAGGGCCCCTACCTGTCCCACGACCGCTGCGGCGCCCACGACCCGGCGCTGCTGCGCGACCCCGACCCCGCCGAGTTCCAGCGGCTCGCCCGGCTCGGCCGCGGCCACCTGCGCATGATCACCATCGCGCCGGAGCTGCCGGGCGGGCTCGACCTCGTCCGGGACGCCGTCGCCGCCGGCGCCATCGCCGCCGTCGGCCACACCGACGCCGACGGCGCCACCGTCCGCGCCGCGTTCGACGCCGGCGCCCGCGTCGCCACGCACCTGTTCAACGCCATGCGGCCGCTGCACCACCGCGAGGGCGGGCCGATCGCCGCCGCGCTGAACGATCCCCGGGTCACCGTCGAGCTGATCAACGACGGCGTCCACGTGGAGCCCGCCGTGGCCCGGCTGGCGTTCGCCGCCACCCCCCGCGTCGCGCTGATCACCGACGCCATGGCCGCCACCGGGATGGGCGACGGCGCCTACCGCCTCGGCGTCATGGACGTCGAGGTCCGCGACGGCCGCGCCGTCCTCGCCGGCGGGACGTCCATCGCCGGCAGCACGATCACGATGGCGGACGCGTTCCATCTCGCCGTCACCAGCCTCGGCCTGCCGATCGAGGACGCCTCCCGCGCCGCGTCCCTCGTCCCCGCCCGCGCACTCGGCCTCGACGACCGCACCGGCTCCCTCGAACCCGGCAAGGACGCCGACCTGATCGTCCTGGACGACGACCTCCGGATCGACTGGGTCATGAAGCAGGGGCGCCGAGTGTGA